The sequence ATCACTATATCCTTTTTCCTCCCTGATCTTACCATATGGATCCGTTCTCACTTCCTCCGATAATGATCCCTTTACTTATCAATGCAATTGTTCTTCTGGTGACGCTCCTCTATGGATGTCGGGAAGATATCAGGGAACGGGCTGTTCCGGTAGTGATGTGGTACCCGGCGGTTGCCATCGGCATCCCGATGCTGATATGGTTCTGGTACTCGGTCATCACCTCAGGCTCCCTCCCCTATATGATGCCACTCATTCCCCTGATCCTCTTCTTTGTCGTTGCGTTCTATCTCTTCACGAGATTTCATCTCATGGGAATGGCAGATACCAAGGCACTCATCCTGATAACCGTACTGGTCCCGTGTTTCCCCTTTGTCCCCCTCACCGGATACCCGCTCTTCGGTTTTCCCCCCTATGTCTTTCTTCCCTTTAGTGCCCTCTTTAATGCCGTCGTCCTGAACCTGCTCTTGCCGGTGGCCTTCTTCATCATGAACCTGGTCAAAGGAAACAAGGCCCCCCTTCCCTACCTCTTCCTGGGATACCCGGTCAAGGGTGAGACGATAGCAGATGAGTTTGGTATTGTCATGGAACATTTTGACGAGACAGATGGAGTTCTCACCCGATCATTCATCCCGGTCAGGGCGGCAATCAGGGACATGCTGGCCGGAGGAAAGCGGGTGTACACAAAATCCCTTAAAGAAAATCCGAATCAATACAGGAAAGAACTTGAACTCTATAAGAAAGCCGGAACGGTGTGGATAAGTTATGGGGTTCCCTTCCTCATTCCCATCACTGCAGGATTTCTGACCGCACTGGTTCTGGGTGACTTTTTCATGGCTCTCCTCTCTCTGTTCATGCCATAGAATACCCATACACCTGTTTTTCCTGACCAGTCCTGCCATCCTTCCTGATGCCGGGGATCAGAAGGTGACAATCACCGGAAAAGAAATATCAGAACGCGATTTTGAGCGAGAATAGGTATATAATAAAAGGAATGAATGACCAATTATAACCCGGTGAAAATATTTGAAAATAGTTCCTGATACCAGCGTCGTAATAGACGGACGCATCACCAATCTAATTGATACCGGAGAATATAACGGAGCCCATATAATAATACCGGAAGCAGTTGTTGCTGAACTGGAGGCCCAGGCAAACCAGGGAAGAGAAATAGGTTTCTCAGGCCTTACAGAACTCCAGGAGCTCTGCAAACTAGCCGAACAGGGTATAATATCGATAGAATTTGTTGGTGTCCGCCCCACCCTTGAGCAAGTAAAGCTTGCCAGTGGCGGTGAAATAGATGCACTCATCCGAAAAGTAGCCATTGATTACGGAGCCAGGTTTATCACCAGTGACGTGGTCCAGTCAGAGGTTGCAAAGGCAAAAGGCCTTGATGTCCTCTATCTCCGGCCACAGGTGGAAGATTTCACTCCGCTTGCCATAGACCAGTTTTTTGATGAACATACCATCGCCGTCTATCTGAAAGAACGGGCAAAGCCGGTTGCACGAAAAGGGACCATCCAAAAGACCGAGACGATGACCCTTCGTGACCAACTCTGCACGGAATACGAACTGCGAATGATCGCCCAGGAGATCCTTGAGCGTGCAAAACGTGACCCTGACGGATTTATCGAGATAGAAAAGCGGGGAGTAACCGTTGTCCAGATAGGATCAATGCGGATATCAATAACCAGACGTCCGTTCTCTGATGGAATGGAGATTACTGCAGTCAGGCCGATTGTTGACCTCGCACTGGAAGACTATGCCGAATCTGATCTCATCAAGCAGATGCTTCGGGGAGAAAAGCCAGGTATTCTTATCACCGGCCCACCGGGATGTGGAAAGACCACCCTTGCCCAGGCAATCGCAACCTACCTCTGTGATGAAGGAGTCATAATCAAAACGATGGAACAGCCACGTGAGATGCTTGTTCCAGACCAGATAACCCAGTACAGTGCCCTTGACGGGAGTATGGCCAATACTGCTGATGTACTCCTCCTGGTCAGACCTGATTTTGTCATCTTTGATGAACTTCGCAGAAACGAGGATTTTGAGGTATTTGCTGACATGCGGCTTGCCGGTATCGGGATGATCGGAATCATTCATGCCGTATCACCCCACGAGGCACTCCAACGATTCGCAGACCGGCTTGACTTCTCGGTTCTTGCCCAGATCTTTGGCAGCATGATCTATGTCAGAGACGGGCAGATACACCAGATATGCTCAACTGCCTTCTCTATGAAAGTCCCAGAGGGGATTGATTCTGAAATGCAGATAAGGCCGGTCACCACTGTTTCAGATGTAAAGACCAACCTCCCCATCTTTGAAATCTTCAGATACGGCACCGAGACCATTGTCCTGCCGGTTGAGGAAGAGGAAGAAGAACCTGACAACTCCGAGAAGTATGTTCCTCCGGAAGAGACCGTCATCCATGCCGAGCCAGAAGAGGAACCAGTCGAGGAAAAAGCATCTGATGACGAGGAACCTGACGAAGAAGAAGAGACAAACGTATGGGCAATTACTGAACGTGACATCCAGCGGGAGATCGGAAGATATACCGGCGGTGAGGTCAGTGTTGAGATGCTCTCTGCAACAAAGGCAGTCGTCTATATCGATGACCGGGATGTACCCGCAGCGATAGGAAAAGGCGGGAAAAACATCGCTGCAATTGTCAATAAAGTCGGTGTTGGTATTGATATCAGACCAT comes from Methanospirillum hungatei and encodes:
- a CDS encoding A24 family peptidase C-terminal domain-containing protein, producing the protein MDPFSLPPIMIPLLINAIVLLVTLLYGCREDIRERAVPVVMWYPAVAIGIPMLIWFWYSVITSGSLPYMMPLIPLILFFVVAFYLFTRFHLMGMADTKALILITVLVPCFPFVPLTGYPLFGFPPYVFLPFSALFNAVVLNLLLPVAFFIMNLVKGNKAPLPYLFLGYPVKGETIADEFGIVMEHFDETDGVLTRSFIPVRAAIRDMLAGGKRVYTKSLKENPNQYRKELELYKKAGTVWISYGVPFLIPITAGFLTALVLGDFFMALLSLFMP
- a CDS encoding PINc/VapC family ATPase → MKIVPDTSVVIDGRITNLIDTGEYNGAHIIIPEAVVAELEAQANQGREIGFSGLTELQELCKLAEQGIISIEFVGVRPTLEQVKLASGGEIDALIRKVAIDYGARFITSDVVQSEVAKAKGLDVLYLRPQVEDFTPLAIDQFFDEHTIAVYLKERAKPVARKGTIQKTETMTLRDQLCTEYELRMIAQEILERAKRDPDGFIEIEKRGVTVVQIGSMRISITRRPFSDGMEITAVRPIVDLALEDYAESDLIKQMLRGEKPGILITGPPGCGKTTLAQAIATYLCDEGVIIKTMEQPREMLVPDQITQYSALDGSMANTADVLLLVRPDFVIFDELRRNEDFEVFADMRLAGIGMIGIIHAVSPHEALQRFADRLDFSVLAQIFGSMIYVRDGQIHQICSTAFSMKVPEGIDSEMQIRPVTTVSDVKTNLPIFEIFRYGTETIVLPVEEEEEEPDNSEKYVPPEETVIHAEPEEEPVEEKASDDEEPDEEEETNVWAITERDIQREIGRYTGGEVSVEMLSATKAVVYIDDRDVPAAIGKGGKNIAAIVNKVGVGIDIRPSSELAKKVKALSPGQPDREELTLGDGLQVRIDKKQLSIISPDNTGKIVDVFAGREYLFTATVNDSGEIHLAKNSTIAQEMLRRYNEGEPIRLKTV